One window of the Leishmania mexicana MHOM/GT/2001/U1103 complete genome, chromosome 11 genome contains the following:
- a CDS encoding putative amino acid permease/transporter yields the protein MYTFTISGAYGIEEAVMGGGVLLTIVSIIVIPVIMGAPMVLVVAELAAAVPSNAGFLMWIKLSFHRCMYLSMATMSLIYIAVDNALYPTMFSEYLCTSISCSDTGAKFLRLGMLLFTYGLNVLGVEAVGVASVVLTVLTVAPFVLMYLLQQLSTGFYVNWPAVAYIPASVDWTKFVSTASWCLSGLEQAGTVVEEVEDSQRTIIGSLIPLIGLAIITYVPPIITGASVSREPLDLSKWKTGYWAEVSYQVGGNALKVFTVVGGVLSAFGLTLSALCTTTRIIAGMALTEAFPGKVGVWFSRRNKRFGTYHWTLTFNTVLTGLFSTVMGFGSLVLVDQCLYGIRVVVILISFYRFRQLYPYLPRPFRIPFDGWLLHLMMGVALVSSVVLTIVSLFQERLTVILCVAVVGSSVLVSFLYCHFVHRHDFAGRIVTFVTIPVSHHSNGGDADAVATCRVSPEAPASTRE from the coding sequence ATGTACACATTTACCATCAGCGGAGCCTACGGAATCGAAGAAGCGGTGAtgggcggcggtgtgctCTTAACTATTGTCTCCATTATTGTCATTCCTGTGATAATGGGGGCTCCAATGGTGCTGGTTGTGGCTGAGCTagcagctgcggtgccgtCCAACGCCGGCTTCCTCATGTGGATCAAGCTGTCGTTTCACCGGTGTATGTACCTCTCCATGGCGACCATGTCGCTCATCTACATCGCCGTTGACAATGCTCTCTATCCGACAATGTTCTCCGAGTACTTGTGCACATCCATCAGCTGCAGTGATACGGGGGCGAAGTTTCTGCGGCTGGGAATGCTGCTCTTCACGTACGGCCTGAACGTGCTGGGTGTGGAAGCGGTTGGCGTGGCGAGTGTGGTGTTGACCGTGCTCACGGTGGCCCCGTTTGTGCTCATGTATCTTCTGCAACAGCTGAGCACGGGCTTTTACGTGAACTGGCCAGCCGTGGCCTACATCCCGGCATCCGTCGATTGGACTAAGTTTGTCTCCACCGCCTCGTGGTGCCTCTCTGGACTGGAGCAGGCTGGGACAGTCGTGGAAGAAGTCGAGGACTCGCAGCGCACCATAATCGGATCTCTCATCCCGCTTATTGGGCTTGCCATCATCACCTACGTACCCCCCATCATCACAGGCGCTAGCGTATCGAGAGAACCATTGGATTTGTCGAAATGGAAGACCGGGTACTGGGCTGAGGTATCGTACCAGGTGGGCGGTAACGCTCTCAAGGTTTTTACCGTGGTGGGCGGGGTTCTCTCGGCGTTTGGGCTGACACTCTCCGCGCTGTGCACTACGACCCGCATTATTGCGGGGATGGCGCTCACAGAGGCCTTTCCAGGAAAGGTGGGGGTGTGGTTTTCGCGGCGCAACAAGCGATTCGGCACGTACCACTGGACACTGACCTTCAACACAGTCCTCACTGGACTCTTCTCGACGGTGATGGGCTTCGGCTCTTTGGTGCTGGTGGATCAGTGCCTCTACGGCATTCGCGTTGTTGTAATCTTAATCTCGTTTTACCGCTTCCGCCAACTGTACCCGTATCTGCCGCGACCCTTCCGAATTCCATTTGACGGTTGGCTACTGCACCTCATGATGGGCGTGGCCCTGGTGTCGTCTGTTGTCCTCACCATTGTTTCTCTCTTTCAGGAAAGATTAACGGTTATCTtgtgcgtcgccgtcgtcggtAGCTCCGTTCTTGTGTCATTCTTGTATTGTCATTTTGTGCACCGGCACGATTTCGCTGGCCGTATCGTCACCTTTGTCACGATCCCTGTCAGCCACCACAGCaatggcggcgatgcggatgcggtggcgacgTGCCGTGTGTCGCCAGAGGCTCCTGCCTCCACAAGAGAATAG